The Oenanthe melanoleuca isolate GR-GAL-2019-014 chromosome 15, OMel1.0, whole genome shotgun sequence genome contains a region encoding:
- the PISD gene encoding phosphatidylserine decarboxylase proenzyme, mitochondrial isoform X1: MVRCYKALSNPPPSCYNLHKVKIHVRRLRSGNGGSSSCAGDQHPQLESPGPAGSASGTPSRRTRFRLQFPQLALRRRLGQLSCMSRPALKLRSWPLTILYYLLPFGALKPLTRVGWRPMSRVALYKSVPTRLLSRAWGRLNQVELPTWLRKPVYSLYIWTFGVNMKEAAVEDLHHYRNLSEFFRRKLKPQARPVCCVHSVISPSDGKILNFGQVKNCEVEQVKGVTYSLESFLGPRISTEEMHFSQAPAGNSFQQQLVTKEGNELYHCVIYLAPGDYHCFHSPTDWTVSHRRHFPGSLMSVNPGVARWIKELFCHNERVVLTGDWKHGFFSLTAVGATNVGSIRIYFDQDLHTNSPSYSKGSYNDFSFISNNNKEGIPMRKGEHLGEFNLGSTIVLIFEAPKDFKFNLKAGQKIRFGEALGSL, translated from the exons ATGGTGAGATGCTACAAAGCTTTATCTAACCCTCCACCCTCTTGCTACAACCTCCACAAAGTTAAAATTCATGTCCGGAGGCTGCGTTCAGGGAacggcggcagcagcagctgtgccgGGGACCAGCACCCACAGCTAGAGAGTCCAGGcccagctggctctgccagTGGGACACCAAGTAGGAGAACTCGTTTCAG GTTGCAATTCCCCCAGCTGGCCCTGCGGCGAAGGTTGGGCCAGCTGAGCTGTATGTCTAGGCCTGCTCTGAAACTCCGTTCTTGGCCTCTGACTATTCTCTATTACCTTCTGCCTTTCGGTGCTCTTAAACCCTTGACCAGAGTGGGATGGAGGCCTATGAGCAGG GTCGCCCTGTACAAGTCGGTCCCAACTCGGCTGCTGTCGCGAGCCTGGGGTCGCCTGAACCAGGTGGAGCTGCCCACGTGGCTGCGGAAGCCGGTGTACAGCCTGTACATCTGGACCTTCGGGGTGAACATGAAGGAGGCAGCGGTGGAGGATCTACATCACTACAGGAACCTCAGCGAGTTCTTCCGCAGGAAGCTGAAACCGCAGGCGCGGCCGGTCTGCTGTGTGCACAGTGTG ATTAGCCCCTCTGATGGAAAGATCCTTAATTTTGGACAGGTAAAAAATTGTGAAGTGGAGCAAGTAAAAGGAGTTACTTATTCTCTGGAATCTTTCTTGGGACCTCGCATCTCCACAGAGGAAATGCATTTTAGTCAGG ccccagctggtaACTCTTTTCAGCAACAACTGGTCACAAAGGAGGGGAATGAGCTCTACCACTGTGTAATTTACCTTGCACCAGGGGATTATCACTGCTTCCACTCACCCACGGACTGGACAGTGTCACACCGAAGGCATTTCCCAG GCTCCCTGATGTCTGTCAATCCTGGAGTTGCTCGCTGGATTAAGGAACTGTTCTGCCACAATGAACGGGTTGTCCTTACAGGTGACTGGAAACATGGCTTTTTCTCACTAACAGCTGTGGGAGCAACAAACGTGGGCTCCATCCGCATCTACTTTGACCAG GACTTGCACACAAACAGTCCAAGTTACTCTAAAGGTTCCTACAATGACTTCAGCTTCATATCCAACAACAACAAGGAAGGAATCCCCATGAGGAAAGGGGAACATTTAGGGGAATTTAACTTGGGCTCTACGATCGTACTAATCTTTGAGGCACCCAAGGACTTCAAATTCAACCTCAAAGCTGGACAGAAAATCCGCTTTGGAGAAGCACTGGGCTCTTTATAG
- the PISD gene encoding phosphatidylserine decarboxylase proenzyme, mitochondrial isoform X2 — MAAAAARSSLLCSCNLLVHRNLCVRAGVLWKQPPSRTFFSDRKKLHTAPVGQVFRLRPFHVLVATGGGYAGYRKYEDYKLEQLEKRGIEVPVKLASEWEVALYKSVPTRLLSRAWGRLNQVELPTWLRKPVYSLYIWTFGVNMKEAAVEDLHHYRNLSEFFRRKLKPQARPVCCVHSVISPSDGKILNFGQVKNCEVEQVKGVTYSLESFLGPRISTEEMHFSQAPAGNSFQQQLVTKEGNELYHCVIYLAPGDYHCFHSPTDWTVSHRRHFPGSLMSVNPGVARWIKELFCHNERVVLTGDWKHGFFSLTAVGATNVGSIRIYFDQDLHTNSPSYSKGSYNDFSFISNNNKEGIPMRKGEHLGEFNLGSTIVLIFEAPKDFKFNLKAGQKIRFGEALGSL, encoded by the exons atggcggcggccgcggcacgGAGCAG TTTGCTGTGCAGCTGTAACTTGCTGGTGCATAGGAACCTGTGTGTTAGAGCTGGAGTCCTGTGGAAGCAGCCTCCTTCAAGGACATTTTTCAGTG ACAGGAAGAAGCTTCACACTGCTCCGGTGGGGCAAGTCTTCCGCCTGCGGCCCTTCCATGTTCTGGTAGCTACAGGTGGAGGATATGCAGGATACAGAAAATATGAGGATTACAAgttggagcagctggagaagagggGCATAGAGGTGCCTGTGAAGCTTGCAAGTGAATGGGAG GTCGCCCTGTACAAGTCGGTCCCAACTCGGCTGCTGTCGCGAGCCTGGGGTCGCCTGAACCAGGTGGAGCTGCCCACGTGGCTGCGGAAGCCGGTGTACAGCCTGTACATCTGGACCTTCGGGGTGAACATGAAGGAGGCAGCGGTGGAGGATCTACATCACTACAGGAACCTCAGCGAGTTCTTCCGCAGGAAGCTGAAACCGCAGGCGCGGCCGGTCTGCTGTGTGCACAGTGTG ATTAGCCCCTCTGATGGAAAGATCCTTAATTTTGGACAGGTAAAAAATTGTGAAGTGGAGCAAGTAAAAGGAGTTACTTATTCTCTGGAATCTTTCTTGGGACCTCGCATCTCCACAGAGGAAATGCATTTTAGTCAGG ccccagctggtaACTCTTTTCAGCAACAACTGGTCACAAAGGAGGGGAATGAGCTCTACCACTGTGTAATTTACCTTGCACCAGGGGATTATCACTGCTTCCACTCACCCACGGACTGGACAGTGTCACACCGAAGGCATTTCCCAG GCTCCCTGATGTCTGTCAATCCTGGAGTTGCTCGCTGGATTAAGGAACTGTTCTGCCACAATGAACGGGTTGTCCTTACAGGTGACTGGAAACATGGCTTTTTCTCACTAACAGCTGTGGGAGCAACAAACGTGGGCTCCATCCGCATCTACTTTGACCAG GACTTGCACACAAACAGTCCAAGTTACTCTAAAGGTTCCTACAATGACTTCAGCTTCATATCCAACAACAACAAGGAAGGAATCCCCATGAGGAAAGGGGAACATTTAGGGGAATTTAACTTGGGCTCTACGATCGTACTAATCTTTGAGGCACCCAAGGACTTCAAATTCAACCTCAAAGCTGGACAGAAAATCCGCTTTGGAGAAGCACTGGGCTCTTTATAG
- the PISD gene encoding phosphatidylserine decarboxylase proenzyme, mitochondrial isoform X4, with protein sequence MGLFSCSRAYSKTDRKKLHTAPVGQVFRLRPFHVLVATGGGYAGYRKYEDYKLEQLEKRGIEVPVKLASEWEVALYKSVPTRLLSRAWGRLNQVELPTWLRKPVYSLYIWTFGVNMKEAAVEDLHHYRNLSEFFRRKLKPQARPVCCVHSVISPSDGKILNFGQVKNCEVEQVKGVTYSLESFLGPRISTEEMHFSQAPAGNSFQQQLVTKEGNELYHCVIYLAPGDYHCFHSPTDWTVSHRRHFPGSLMSVNPGVARWIKELFCHNERVVLTGDWKHGFFSLTAVGATNVGSIRIYFDQDLHTNSPSYSKGSYNDFSFISNNNKEGIPMRKGEHLGEFNLGSTIVLIFEAPKDFKFNLKAGQKIRFGEALGSL encoded by the exons ATGGGCCTGTTTTCCTGTTCCCGAGCCTACTCTAAAACAG ACAGGAAGAAGCTTCACACTGCTCCGGTGGGGCAAGTCTTCCGCCTGCGGCCCTTCCATGTTCTGGTAGCTACAGGTGGAGGATATGCAGGATACAGAAAATATGAGGATTACAAgttggagcagctggagaagagggGCATAGAGGTGCCTGTGAAGCTTGCAAGTGAATGGGAG GTCGCCCTGTACAAGTCGGTCCCAACTCGGCTGCTGTCGCGAGCCTGGGGTCGCCTGAACCAGGTGGAGCTGCCCACGTGGCTGCGGAAGCCGGTGTACAGCCTGTACATCTGGACCTTCGGGGTGAACATGAAGGAGGCAGCGGTGGAGGATCTACATCACTACAGGAACCTCAGCGAGTTCTTCCGCAGGAAGCTGAAACCGCAGGCGCGGCCGGTCTGCTGTGTGCACAGTGTG ATTAGCCCCTCTGATGGAAAGATCCTTAATTTTGGACAGGTAAAAAATTGTGAAGTGGAGCAAGTAAAAGGAGTTACTTATTCTCTGGAATCTTTCTTGGGACCTCGCATCTCCACAGAGGAAATGCATTTTAGTCAGG ccccagctggtaACTCTTTTCAGCAACAACTGGTCACAAAGGAGGGGAATGAGCTCTACCACTGTGTAATTTACCTTGCACCAGGGGATTATCACTGCTTCCACTCACCCACGGACTGGACAGTGTCACACCGAAGGCATTTCCCAG GCTCCCTGATGTCTGTCAATCCTGGAGTTGCTCGCTGGATTAAGGAACTGTTCTGCCACAATGAACGGGTTGTCCTTACAGGTGACTGGAAACATGGCTTTTTCTCACTAACAGCTGTGGGAGCAACAAACGTGGGCTCCATCCGCATCTACTTTGACCAG GACTTGCACACAAACAGTCCAAGTTACTCTAAAGGTTCCTACAATGACTTCAGCTTCATATCCAACAACAACAAGGAAGGAATCCCCATGAGGAAAGGGGAACATTTAGGGGAATTTAACTTGGGCTCTACGATCGTACTAATCTTTGAGGCACCCAAGGACTTCAAATTCAACCTCAAAGCTGGACAGAAAATCCGCTTTGGAGAAGCACTGGGCTCTTTATAG
- the PISD gene encoding phosphatidylserine decarboxylase proenzyme, mitochondrial isoform X3, protein MPEQAKEREVEEKRLSLARAVTLTMCQSNTLQGPELHTGKWLQFPQLALRRRLGQLSCMSRPALKLRSWPLTILYYLLPFGALKPLTRVGWRPMSRVALYKSVPTRLLSRAWGRLNQVELPTWLRKPVYSLYIWTFGVNMKEAAVEDLHHYRNLSEFFRRKLKPQARPVCCVHSVISPSDGKILNFGQVKNCEVEQVKGVTYSLESFLGPRISTEEMHFSQAPAGNSFQQQLVTKEGNELYHCVIYLAPGDYHCFHSPTDWTVSHRRHFPGSLMSVNPGVARWIKELFCHNERVVLTGDWKHGFFSLTAVGATNVGSIRIYFDQDLHTNSPSYSKGSYNDFSFISNNNKEGIPMRKGEHLGEFNLGSTIVLIFEAPKDFKFNLKAGQKIRFGEALGSL, encoded by the exons ATGCCGGAGCAAGCAAAGGAAAGAGAGGTAGAGGAAAAAAGACTGAGCCTTGCAAGAGCCGTCACCCTGACGATGTGTCAGTCAAACACCCTGCAGGGACCAGAGCTCCACACAGGGAAATG GTTGCAATTCCCCCAGCTGGCCCTGCGGCGAAGGTTGGGCCAGCTGAGCTGTATGTCTAGGCCTGCTCTGAAACTCCGTTCTTGGCCTCTGACTATTCTCTATTACCTTCTGCCTTTCGGTGCTCTTAAACCCTTGACCAGAGTGGGATGGAGGCCTATGAGCAGG GTCGCCCTGTACAAGTCGGTCCCAACTCGGCTGCTGTCGCGAGCCTGGGGTCGCCTGAACCAGGTGGAGCTGCCCACGTGGCTGCGGAAGCCGGTGTACAGCCTGTACATCTGGACCTTCGGGGTGAACATGAAGGAGGCAGCGGTGGAGGATCTACATCACTACAGGAACCTCAGCGAGTTCTTCCGCAGGAAGCTGAAACCGCAGGCGCGGCCGGTCTGCTGTGTGCACAGTGTG ATTAGCCCCTCTGATGGAAAGATCCTTAATTTTGGACAGGTAAAAAATTGTGAAGTGGAGCAAGTAAAAGGAGTTACTTATTCTCTGGAATCTTTCTTGGGACCTCGCATCTCCACAGAGGAAATGCATTTTAGTCAGG ccccagctggtaACTCTTTTCAGCAACAACTGGTCACAAAGGAGGGGAATGAGCTCTACCACTGTGTAATTTACCTTGCACCAGGGGATTATCACTGCTTCCACTCACCCACGGACTGGACAGTGTCACACCGAAGGCATTTCCCAG GCTCCCTGATGTCTGTCAATCCTGGAGTTGCTCGCTGGATTAAGGAACTGTTCTGCCACAATGAACGGGTTGTCCTTACAGGTGACTGGAAACATGGCTTTTTCTCACTAACAGCTGTGGGAGCAACAAACGTGGGCTCCATCCGCATCTACTTTGACCAG GACTTGCACACAAACAGTCCAAGTTACTCTAAAGGTTCCTACAATGACTTCAGCTTCATATCCAACAACAACAAGGAAGGAATCCCCATGAGGAAAGGGGAACATTTAGGGGAATTTAACTTGGGCTCTACGATCGTACTAATCTTTGAGGCACCCAAGGACTTCAAATTCAACCTCAAAGCTGGACAGAAAATCCGCTTTGGAGAAGCACTGGGCTCTTTATAG